A single genomic interval of Bos javanicus breed banteng chromosome 8, ARS-OSU_banteng_1.0, whole genome shotgun sequence harbors:
- the LOC133252830 gene encoding NADH dehydrogenase [ubiquinone] 1 alpha subcomplex subunit 2-like, translating into MAAAAAIRGVRGKLDLREIRIHLCQRWPGSQGVRDFIEKRYVELKKANPDLPILICECSDVQPKLWARYAFGQEKNVSLNNFSADQVTRALENVLSSKA; encoded by the coding sequence ATGGCGGCGGCTGCAGCGATTCGTGGGGTCCGAGGCAAATTGGATCTTCGTGAAATTCGTATCCATTTGTGCCAGCGCTGGCCCGGCAGCCAGGGCGTCAGGGACTTCATTGAGAAACGCTATGTGGAGCTGAAGAAAGCGAATCCCGACCTGCCCATCCTAATCTGCGAGTGCTCGGATGTGCAGCCCAAGCTCTGGGCCCGCTACGCATTTGGCCAAGAGAAGAATGTCTCTCTGAACAACttcagtgctgatcaggtaactaGAGCCCTGGAGAATGTGCTAAGTAGCAAAGCCTGA